The window AGTGATCAGCCTGAACGAGGAATATGGCACGGCCAATCTTGGACCGTATCAGGGAGCAGTAGAGACAGCCCTGGCACAGATGGCGCGACAAAGGGTCATGTCCCGTATCTGGGCTCATGATCACACCGTCTGGAAGCCAGAGCCAACAGAGATCACGAACCGCTTGGGTTGGCTGCACAGCGCCAAAGCCATGCTCGCCCAAGTCCCTCAATTAGAGAAATGGGCCGACCAGGTACGGGCTGATGGCTACACTCATGCCATACTGTTGGGCATGGGCGGATCAAGCTTGGCTCCTGAGGTCTTTCGTCTGACTTTTGGGGTGAAAGAAGGTTGCCTGGATCTATCCGTGTTGGATAGCACGGTGCCGGAAGTTATTTTGGATTATGTAGAACATCTTGACCTGGGCCGTACACTCTTCATTGTCAGCACCAAATCTGGCACCACAGTGGAGACGCTCTCCTTGTTCCGCTTCTTCTACAATCAAGTAGCCAAACAAGAGGATTTCGAGCGAGCTGGGACCCACTTTGTTGCCATCACTGATCCTGGCACGACATTGGCCAGTCTAGCTGAGCATTACAAATTCCGCGCTACCTTCTTTAGCGACCCAAACATTGGTGGGCGCTTTTCCGCCTTCTCCCATTTCGGGTTGGTGCCTGCTGCACTTATTGGGGTGGACATGCGACTCTTGTTAGAGCGGGCATCGGAGGCGAGCGCCCACTGCGCACCTTCTATTATAGAAGAGCAGAATCCGGGCGCCTGGTTGGGGGCTATCCTGGGCACTCTGGCCAGGGTGGGGCGAGACAAGCTGACCTTGGTCATCCCTCCGCCTATTGCTAGTTTGGGCAACTGGTTGGAACAGTTGATTGCGGAAAGCACGGGTAAAGAGGGTCAGGGCATTCTGCCAGTGGTGGGGGAACTACTCGGGCCACCCGAGGTATACGGGAACGATCGGCTGTTCGTTGCGCTACAACTAGCGGGTTATGAGAGGCATGACGCAACCCTGGCGGCATTGGAGGCTGCTGGACATCCTGTAGTGCGGCTGCGTTTGCGCGACCGCTATGATCTGGGCCGACAGATGTTCCTATGGGAGATGGGCATCGCTGTGGCTGGCTATCATCTAGGCATTAACCCCTTCGATCAACCCAATGTAGAGAGCGCCAAGCAGCGGGCACGAGAGATGGTCAGAGCGTATATGGAGACAGGCACCCTGCCACCCGCTGAATCCGCTCCGCTTAGCGCAGCCACGCTGCTCGCATTCCTGACTCCGGCCCAACCAGGCAACTATGTGGCGCTACAAGCCTATGTTCCGCCAACGGCTGAGACCGAGGCAGCACTGCAAGCATTGCGCACTAGGCTGCGGGACCGCTTGAAGCTAGCCGTCACAGTCGGTTATGGCCCGCGCTTTCTGCATTCCACTGGCCAACTGCACAAAGGCGATGCCAGGAATGGCTTCTTCATCCAACTGATTGCCAATGATGCACGGGATGCGCCTATACCCGGTGAAGCGGGGCAGCTCAAGTCGTCTATCACTTTCGGAGTGCTGAAGGAAGCCCAGGCACGAGGTGATCAACAGGCCCTGTTGGACGCTGGGCGTCGGGTGATCCGTTTCCATCTGGGCGATGATGTGCCTGGTGCGCTAGAACGCCTCGCAGATTTTCCAGATTGAGGGAATGCATCCCATTTGCTGGCCCATTCAAGGAGAGCATGCCTTTGCTGTGATTGCTGTTCGGAGGGGGTAAGACGATGAGACCGTCCATTACCTGCTACGGAGGTGTAGGGCAAATCGGTGGCAACAAAATCTTGCTGGAAGATGGCGATGTGCGGCTGCTTTTGGATTTTGGCACAGCTTTTGGCCGACGGCAAGAATTTTTCAATGAGTATTTGCGCCCTCGGGCAGCACGTGGTTTGCTGGACTTACTGGCATTGGAGTTGATCCCCCCTCTGGAAGGCGCCTATAGGACCGAACTTGCGCCCCCAGGCATGTGGGAACGTTTCCGCCGTGAACCTCTCTACCGCAACCTGCAGCGGGAGGATGCCCTCGCTGTAGATGCCGTCCTTGTCTCTCACGCCCATCTAGATCACAATGGCGATCTCTTCTGTCTGGACCCCGTTATCCCTGTCTACACTACCTGCGTTACAGCCTTTGTTGCGCGGGCTATGCAGGTCACTGGGCAAAGTGGCTTTGAGCAAGAGCTGACCTTTGTGTGTCCCCGTGGCTGGGATGAGCAGGAGCAAGTATTGAGGACGGTGCGCAACGCGCATTACCTCGCTCGCTGCTATAGCTTCCTGGACGGCCAGCTCTGTGCGGAGGGCAGGGCTTGGTGGGAATCCACCCCGAGTGTCTCAAAGCGACTCTTGGAGCAGCCTACGAGTGCTTTTACGGGTGAGGTAAGCGGATTAGAGGTACGGTGGTGGCCAGTGGATCACTCCGTGCCAGGAGCGGCTGCGTTTGCCGTCCGTACTTCAGTGGGTTGGGTCGGCTACACAGGTGACATCCGCTTCCATGGGCAAAATGCCTGGTTGATGGAGCGGCTTACCCAGGAGCTTGCCCAACTGGGGCTGACAGCCCTCCTCTGCGAGGGTACCCACTTGTCGGATCAGCCTTTGGTTACAGAGCAGCAGGTTGCGGAAAATGCTTTGGATTTGGTACGCCAGGCTGAAGGGCGATTGGTGGTGGCTGACTTTGCTCCGCGCAATGTAGAGCGTCTGGACACATTCCACAAAGTAGCCAGGGAGACCAACCGTCGGCTGGCCATCCAGCCCAAGGATGCTTACCTGCTGCAAGCCATCACCTTGGCTGACTCTACCGCTTTCCCCGACCCTCTGACATTGCCGGAAGTGCTTCTCTATGCTGATCCCAAATCAGCACCTCGTGCCTGGGAAACAGAGCTACGGCGTAAATGGGCAAACCGTACGGTAGGGCCATCAGAGGTGTCAGCTCATCCAGGCGAATACATCCTCTGTTTCAGCCTGTGGGATGCCAATGATCTGCTGGATTTGCAGGGTATTGAGGGAGGAGTGTACATCTACTCCAACAGCCGGGCCTACGATGAGGAACAGGCGATAGACCTAGAACGGCTGAGGAATTGGATCCGGCATTTCGAGTTGCGCATGGAAGGAGACCCCGATGACCCACAGCATCTATCCCTCCATGCCTCTGGCCACGCCACCGGCCCCCAGTTGCGCGACTTTGTCAGGCAGGTTCGCCCGCACACATTGATCCCCATTCATACCGAACATCCGGAGTGGTGGCAAGAGGCATTGGCAGGAACGAAAATCCAGGTTGTCTTGCCCAAAGTGGGGCAGCCTATCTTCCTGGATTGAACGAGCAGAGGTATCTAGATTCTAGGGAGCGAAGCTAGCGCTTCCATAGGAGCGATGCATACGCTCCTACAAGCCGAAATGGCCGGAGCAAATAGTAAAGGGGGAAAAGGGAGGAAGGCAATCGCACGAGAGCCCAATCCCCAGGTGTGGTTGTTACTGCCAGACGAATACAATAACGGACTCTGTCCTGCCACCGTTCCTTTGCTTTGAGGTGAAAAAGGCACGATTCCATAACCCTCGGTTCCTCCTTGGTGTCGCGCAAAATCTGCTCTTTTACCTGCCTGGCAAGCAAAATGGTTGCTCCGTCGCTCTGTATTCCCTTCAGAAGCGCCTTTGGCAATGCCACGCCCAGCAGCTCATGGGCAAGGAAAAGCCCGAGAAAGAGCATGCGTTTAGCCCCCAGTGCGACAGCTTGTTTGACCACACAGTCCCAATCTAGTTCGTGACGAGCGCCGATCAACCTAGCGAGGTCACAGACCCACCCCAACCGCGCCCAACAATGTTTAGTGCCATGAACACATAGGATCAGAAGGAGGTCCTCAGCAGAGAAAGTCTGCACCTCTCTGCCTGCCAAGGGCACTGATTCGAGGCGTTCCCACAGCCTTTCTGGAGCAAGCGGAAAGGAGAAATAATCCTCGGCAATCCGCCAATGCAGTTCCACGATGCACATTGCTTCGTGGCGTATGAGTTTGTGGGCAGATTGTGAACGGAGGTAGGCCACCTCTTGAGCACGGTTGAGTTGGAACTCAGGGCGGTATCCCTGTGCTGTGAGGAGTTCTCTGGCCTTCATAACATCCCACTCGTGCACCAAGAAGTCTAGGTCATCAAACTGTCGTAAGGCAAAATCCCCGTAAACGGAAGCTGCCAACACTGGGCCTTTGTATGGCACGGCAGGGATACTATGCTCATCGAGCCAATGCAATATCTGAAACAATTCCCCCGTGAGGAAAAAATTGCGTCGGGCATTGTTGCGGAAATGCTCTTGGAGTTGAGCTAAAGGAGCGGCGGGGATTGCTTCCGGACAGGTAGTGGCGAGGCTTTGGTATAGCAGTGGCATCATACTGTGCCGCAGCGCCGTCCGGATCAAGTACTCCCAGTCCAGTTTCTTTTGCAGCAGAATTTTGATGCGC is drawn from Chloroflexota bacterium and contains these coding sequences:
- a CDS encoding glucose-6-phosphate isomerase; translated protein: MARQRVMSRIWAHDHTVWKPEPTEITNRLGWLHSAKAMLAQVPQLEKWADQVRADGYTHAILLGMGGSSLAPEVFRLTFGVKEGCLDLSVLDSTVPEVILDYVEHLDLGRTLFIVSTKSGTTVETLSLFRFFYNQVAKQEDFERAGTHFVAITDPGTTLASLAEHYKFRATFFSDPNIGGRFSAFSHFGLVPAALIGVDMRLLLERASEASAHCAPSIIEEQNPGAWLGAILGTLARVGRDKLTLVIPPPIASLGNWLEQLIAESTGKEGQGILPVVGELLGPPEVYGNDRLFVALQLAGYERHDATLAALEAAGHPVVRLRLRDRYDLGRQMFLWEMGIAVAGYHLGINPFDQPNVESAKQRAREMVRAYMETGTLPPAESAPLSAATLLAFLTPAQPGNYVALQAYVPPTAETEAALQALRTRLRDRLKLAVTVGYGPRFLHSTGQLHKGDARNGFFIQLIANDARDAPIPGEAGQLKSSITFGVLKEAQARGDQQALLDAGRRVIRFHLGDDVPGALERLADFPD
- a CDS encoding MBL fold metallo-hydrolase — its product is MRPSITCYGGVGQIGGNKILLEDGDVRLLLDFGTAFGRRQEFFNEYLRPRAARGLLDLLALELIPPLEGAYRTELAPPGMWERFRREPLYRNLQREDALAVDAVLVSHAHLDHNGDLFCLDPVIPVYTTCVTAFVARAMQVTGQSGFEQELTFVCPRGWDEQEQVLRTVRNAHYLARCYSFLDGQLCAEGRAWWESTPSVSKRLLEQPTSAFTGEVSGLEVRWWPVDHSVPGAAAFAVRTSVGWVGYTGDIRFHGQNAWLMERLTQELAQLGLTALLCEGTHLSDQPLVTEQQVAENALDLVRQAEGRLVVADFAPRNVERLDTFHKVARETNRRLAIQPKDAYLLQAITLADSTAFPDPLTLPEVLLYADPKSAPRAWETELRRKWANRTVGPSEVSAHPGEYILCFSLWDANDLLDLQGIEGGVYIYSNSRAYDEEQAIDLERLRNWIRHFELRMEGDPDDPQHLSLHASGHATGPQLRDFVRQVRPHTLIPIHTEHPEWWQEALAGTKIQVVLPKVGQPIFLD
- a CDS encoding nucleotidyltransferase family protein — translated: MSAFDELQGVSICPEWALLLCCAHVNEGFERAERIKILLQKKLDWEYLIRTALRHSMMPLLYQSLATTCPEAIPAAPLAQLQEHFRNNARRNFFLTGELFQILHWLDEHSIPAVPYKGPVLAASVYGDFALRQFDDLDFLVHEWDVMKARELLTAQGYRPEFQLNRAQEVAYLRSQSAHKLIRHEAMCIVELHWRIAEDYFSFPLAPERLWERLESVPLAGREVQTFSAEDLLLILCVHGTKHCWARLGWVCDLARLIGARHELDWDCVVKQAVALGAKRMLFLGLFLAHELLGVALPKALLKGIQSDGATILLARQVKEQILRDTKEEPRVMESCLFHLKAKERWQDRVRYCIRLAVTTTPGDWALVRLPSSLFPLYYLLRPFRLVGAYASLLWKR